The region CCATGCCGCCGCCGCTCATGTCGTGTCCCATCGCGCCATGATCCATCATTCCCATATCAACCATGGTGAGAGTGGGCGTTTCGCGCAGCGGTGGCGGTGTCGCGACATGTCCAGAATGGCTGGTTAGGCTGGCGACGCCCATACCGCTGCGGTCGATTGCTTCGGCTACGATCGCATGGCTGCCGTCCTGCGGCGCTACGATCACGTCATAGGTTTCGGCAACTCCGATCTGGAATTCATCGACCTCGACCGGATCCACTGGTTGCCCGTCTGCTTCGATCACGGTCATCGGCACGCCGGGAATGCGGACATTGAAGAACGTCATCGCGCTGCCATTGATAATGCGCAGGCGAATGCGCTCTCCACGGTCAAAGGCGAGCTGCAAATTGTCCGCAGGGCCATGACCGTTGATCATGTAAGTGTAGGTCGAACCCGTCACGTCAGAGATGTCGCGCGGGTTCATCCGCATCTCTCCCCACATTCGCCGCATTTCGCCTGACATTTCGCCCTCGGTCGCGATCATCATGGTGCGGTTGAAGTAATGCTCGCCCACCTTCAGCTTGCGCATGATTTCGTGCGGATGAATGGGCGTGAATTCGCTTAACAGGACAACGTAGTCACGGTCATATCGAGAGTCTTGCTCGGCACTTTCAATGATAATCGGGCCATAGTGGCCAGCCTGTTCCTGAAGCCCCGAGTGGCTGTGCCACCAATAAGTGCCCGCTTGGCGGATCGGGAATTCATAGGTGAATGTCTCACCCGGCTTGATGCCGGGAAAGCTGACGCCGGGTACTCCGTCAAACTGGAATGGCAGCAAAAGACCGTGCCAGTGGATAGAGCTGTCCTCTTCAAGTTTGTTGGTAACGTGCAGGCGCACGTCTTGCCCCTGCTTCAGGCGGATCAGTGGACCGGGGACCGTGCCATTGACCGCAAAGGCATGGCCCATGCGGCCACTAGTCATGAAGTGATGGTTAGCAATGCTGAGGTTTATTTCTTCTCCTGAAAGTTCACCAAAGCCGTTGCGGGCGTGCGGCAAAGAAGTGCCCTTGGCCCAAGCAGGAACGGGGAGCGATGCGGCGGCGGCCAAGCCAACCATACTAGTGATCATGCGGCGGCGATTAATAAGAGTTGTCATGTTTATATCTACGCTTGCTTGAACCAATTGGTTTCAGCCGATATATACCCCCCATGGGTATATCAAGTGATTCACGCTGCCCAACAGATGCGGCCACCGCAAAGATAAGTCGCCTTAACCGCATTGCCGGCCAGGTTCGCGGTGTCGCACTTATGATCGAGGATGACCGCTATTGCATGGACATTCTACATCAGATCCAAGCCATTAAGTCAGCTCTCGCCAAGGTAGAGACTCAAGTCCTGAAGGATCATGCTGCGTGCTGCGTCGCTGAGGCGATTGCAAGCGGCGATGAAGCCGAACAACGCCAAAAGTTTTCTGAGCTCATAGATCTGCTTGAGCGGACTAGAAAATAGGGCAACCCAAATGACAACTAGCATGACAGCGGCCCTCTATCGGATGATGATGCCTGACCATTTGTGCCCATCCGGACCCAAGGCGAAATGGCTACTTGAGAGCAAGGGCTTCGCCATTGACAATCACCATCTGGAGTCGCGCGCGCAAACCGACGCGTTCAAGGATAAGCAAATTGTTGCCACTACGCCCCAAGTATGGATCGATGGCGAGCGAATTGGCGGTTACGCCGATTTGCGCGCGTACTTCGGCAAGCCTGTCCTTCAAAAAGGCGAGGCAACCTATCGCCCGGTGATTTCGTAGTTTGCGATGATGGCATTGATGGCGATCAGCGCGGCGTTTGTTGTCACTCAACAGCCGCTTTCAATTCTCACTGCTGAGTGGTTTGTCAGCTTCTCAATGTGCGCTCTGGCCTGTCTCAAACTGCGCGACGTCGAGAGCTTCTCGACAATGTTTCTGAACTACGATCTGCTCGCCCGACGCTGGGTCCCTTGCGGTTAGGTCTATCCCTTCGCCGAAGGGTTGGTTGGCGTGCTGATGACCGCACATATACTCGATTAGGTGTCGATCCCTGTTGCGCTTCTCATTGGCTCAATCGGTGCAATCAGCGTGTTCAAAGCGGTGTATATCGATAAGCGCGAACTGAAATGCGCCTGCGTAGGCGGAGACAGTAATGTGCCATTGGGGTTTGTCTCACTGACCGAAAATCTGTTTATAATCAGCATGGCGCTGTGGATGTTGGAGAAGCCAAGCCTTGTCGGCTAAACGGCTTTATCTGGCCCGGAGTGAAATCGAAGCCCTCTCCGTCCAATGCCTAGCATAGAGCATCGACGGCGCTCTTCAGGTCGTTGTCCTTACCAGTCGAACGCATTACCAAGTTCGCGACGGCTACATCAAGGGAACCGGATATCCCAATGATCCGAACAGGGTTTTGCTTGTCTCAACACAAACCCCGTCGCCGAAGAAATATATCTTCGACACGGTAAGCGCATTCGATATTCCGTGCGCTATGACTGCGGGCAAAAGCAGGAACGCACAGCCGCCTTAGAGACCCGTTGAACGAAGCTTCAGCTTGAGGCACGCCTACAGTGGAACGATTAGATGATAGAAGAAGCACAGCTGCGCTGAGATCTAGTAGCCCATCAGGCTCATCACTTCCTTGCGGCTGCGATGATCTTCGAGAAAGCAGCCCATCATGCGGCTGGTGAGCATTTCCACTTCGTGCACTTTAACACCGCGGCCCGTCATGCAAGCGTGCTCGGCCTCGATAACAACGGCTACACCGCGCGGTCCAAGGTTCTGCCAAATGCAATCGGCAACTTCAGCAGTCAGGCGCTCTTGCACCTGCAGGCGGTTGGCGAAACCATGAAGGACGCGCGCGAGTTTAGAGATGCCGACAACTTTCTTGTCGGGAATGTAGGCAATATGCGCCTTTCCCGTGATTGGCGCCATGTGATGTTCGCAATGCGACTGGAACGGAATGTCTTTCAGAAGAACAATCTCGTCATAACCGCCAACTTCTTCGAAGATGCGGCTGAGATGGACTGCGGGATCGCTCTGATAGCCTTGGCAGTATTCCAGCCAGGCCCTGCCCACCCGTTTGGGCGTGTCGACCAGGCCTTCTCTCTCTGGATTATCTCCGGCCCAGCGAATCAGTGTACGAATGGCTTCTTGCACATCTTCAGGAACGTCAGGCTTGTTCAAGGGATTCTCCGGATCAAACTCAGCGTTATCATGCACGCTCATATAGTTCATGGCTATGTCTTTCGCGTATTTCGTTCTTTCCTGACGCGCCATCTAAAACGGCCGGCGCGTCTTGACGGGTCTTTCAAACACGCACTTAGATTCACGAGTTAAGCCCGGAGAAAGAACAGCATCTGCCCGTGAATGTTCCAAAAACTCTGCAGATTCTACAAAAAAACCCACCCCCGAGGGGATGGGTTTTCTTGGCGCGCCAGGAAGGATTCGAACCTCCGGCCGCCTGATTCGTAGTCAGGTACTCTATCCAGCTGAGCTACTGGCGCGCGAGAGGGCCGGCACATAAGGGGGCTTTACCGCCTTTGCAATCCCTTATCGGCCAATTCTTCAAACAGTTTTTCCGCTAGCACTACGTCAAGCGGTGGCTTGTCGAGCTTGTTAATCTCATCAGGCGTAAACCAACCGATTGACCCGCCTTCCAATGCCTGCGGCTCCCCCACCCAATACCGGCAAGTGTATAGCGCGATGACAATCTTTTCACCGCCGGTCGGCGAAGCATGTCTCGCTTCAGCAATCGAGCTATGCGAGTCGAGGACGGCTTTGATCCCGAGCTCTTCGTGAAGCTCGCGAATCAAGGCTTCGTTCTGATTTTCATATACTTCCGCTTTGCCACCAGGAAATTCCCACAGTCCACCATGCTGTTTGTGCAGGGGCCTCTTGTGCATCAGCCAGAGGCCATCTTGGCGCTGCAGAGCGCCAGCCACCACACGCATGAATGTCGGATTTTTTTCCAAACTTCGGTTCCCCCTCAACACATTTTTAACACCCTGAGGCGCAGAATGCTCTCATCACGACGTAAAAACAGGTTTTGTCTATGAAATTACCGACTTTCGTTAAGCGTATCGGGAGCGACAATTCCGGGGTAACCGCCGTCGAATACGGCCTGATCGCAAGTTTAATCGTTATTGCATCCATGGGAGCATTTGGTTCGGTTGCGGACGAGAATGCCCGGATGTGGAACACGGTTGAAACTGTGATGGTCGAGGTGGGATCAAGGTAAATATTTTGAAAGCATCCGATTTAGGATTTTTCAATAACTGCGGATTACACCTTTGTCAGTTCGGTCGGGATACTCGATCGGACACGGGTACCGAAGACTGAACTAGGGGACTACTAATGACTTTCTTCAACAAGCTTCTCAAAAACGAGCAAGGCGCGACTGCAATTGAATACGGCCTAATCGCTGCACTGATCGCAGTTGCTGCTATCACTGCAATGGGCGCTTTAGGTGACCAGTTGGACAACACCTTCACTGACGTTTCGACCAAATTGGCAAACGCCTAATTTTCGAACGGCATCGCCGAAAAGCGAAGCGGCGGGGGTTTCCCCGCCGCTTTTCTTTTGTGCGCAGTAAATTCCTCGGACTCTGCGCCCTGCTGGGCCTCTTACTGCGTAATCGGGGTCGAGGCGCTGGGAATGCTGCCCCCGTCCATACAACCGGTGAGCGCCAGATTGAGCGAAGCCGCCGTTGTCAGTGCCAATGCCTTGCGCGAAAAAGCCATGAATTCTCTCCGTTTTTCAGCGTCCGCGCCCCACCACGCGCTTTGGAAAACACGCGCAGCATCGCGCATCGCAGCCTTCGCTGCAAGGGCGATCAACGGCAATTTGAAACGATCTAACTTGCTCCGATCTGCAGGAAGCGTTCTTCGCGCATCTGCCGGATCTGCTCCGATGGCATCTTGCCAAGCTTCTCAAGCTCTTCAGCAATCGCATTGCCCAGGCTCCGCGCCATCGCTTCAGGCGCGCGGTGCGCGCCGCCAACAGGTTCTTTCACGATCCGGTCAATAATCTTCAAGCGCTTCAGATGTTGCGCAGTGACGCGCATAGCTTCGGCTGCGTCAGGTGCTTTCTCAGCGGTACGCCAAAGGATTGATGCACACCCTTCAGGAGAGATTACCGAATATACCGCGTGTTCAAGCATTAGCACACGCTCCGCACTCGCCAAAGCGACTGCGCCGCCAGAACCGCCCTCACCTACGATCGTCGCCACCATCGGTGTCGGCAATGCCAGACATGCCTCTGTCGAGCGTGCGATCGCTTCTGCCTGGCCCCGTTCCTCGGCCTCAACGCCGGGAAATGCACCCGAAGTATCCACCAGCGTGACCACCGGCAGATCGAACCGGCCAGCCAGTTCCATCAAGCGGATTGCCTTGCGATAGCCCTCTGGCTTGCCCATGCCGAAATTGTGTTTGAGGCGCGTCTCCGTATCGTGGCCTTTCTCATGGCCGATCAAAACAACGCGCTTACCCTTTAGCCGGGCAAATCCGCCCTGAATCGCTTCATCATTGCCGTAATAACGATCACCGCCCAATGGCACGAATTCGTCAAAGGCGTGTTTGATGTAATCGCGCAAATGCGGCCGCTGCGGGTGCCGTGCAACCTGCGTCTTTTGCCAAGGGGTTAGCGAGGCATAAGTGCTCGCCAGAAGTTCCTTGCTTTTTTGTTCGAGCCGCTTGAGCTCCGCGCCGACATTGACCTCGTCATTGTCAGCAGCGGCGCGCAATTCTGCGATCCGCTCTTCGAGCTTGGAAATCGGCTTCTCGAATTCGAGATATGAAATCATGCGGCTGCGCTAGTCTTATGTTGCGTTTCGGGCAAGAGGATGTCGCGCATTTACCAGCGCAACCAAGCGCGCAGCATCGACATGGGTGTAAATTTGCGTTGTGGAAATATCCGCATGTCCAAGCAGAGTTTGTAGCACGCGCAGGTCCGCACCACCTTCCAGCAGATGCGTTGCGAAGGCATGGCGCAACACGTGCGGACTGACCGATCCGGGATCGATATCGGCCCGCAAAGCCAGTTCTTTCAACATCTGGTATAGGCGCACACGGGTCAAATGCTTGGCGCGCGACGGGAACAGGAATCGCGCAGCTGGCCCAGAGGGCGCCCCTCGAACCGCCATCCAAAGCGCGATTGCCTCTTTGGCGCGCTCGCTCACCGGAACCATCCGGGCTTGCCCGCCCTTGCCCATCACCGTCAGCAAGGGGGCATCGCGAGGGACCGAGGAGACAGGAAGCGAAACGAGTTCACTTGCGCGCAATCCCGAACCGTAAAGCAATTCCAGCAAGGCCAATTGACGAACCGCCGCCGGTTTGCCGCTGCCCGCCTCCAATTCCGCTCGATTGAAAAGTTTGTCGACGTCATCATGCGAGAGAATCTTGGGCAAGGGTCGCCGCGCACGCGGCTTGGGAAGCGCATTCGAGGGATCGTCTCCCCGCCAGCCTTCATCCACTGCAAAACCGAAGAATTGTCGTAGCGCCGAGCTTTTGCGCGCCACTGTAGAAGGTGCCAGCCCAGACCATGCTGCGGCCAGTTTCTGTACATCTGCGCGCGATGCCTTAGCCAGGTCTCCGATCAGGTCCTCCGAGCCCTGCAAGTCGCGTCGATACGCCGCCAGCGTGTTGATCGCTGCCCCGCGTTCGGTTGCCAACATGTCGAGAAAGGCTTCGCTGGCCGCGCCCATGGTCTAAACGCGCGCGATCGCCTCCACAGCGATCATTCTGGCTTCCGCCTCCAGACCGACCCGGCGCAGAGAGGAAACTATGAAGTAGAGATGACGCGGTGTCATGCGATCCCATCCCTCGCCCTGCATTCCCAACCCTGCGAGCAATGCGACCAATGCCGCGTTATTAACGTCTGCCGCGCGTGTGATGGCGCGTGACCAACGGCTTTGGCGGACTAGGTCTGCCTCCGTTCGGCTGGTAAAGTCACTGAGATCGCTAGGGGCAACCCGTTCCAGCCCGGCCAATCCCGCCAGCAGAAACTGCGAACGGCGGTAATCTGCGCTGCTATCACCATCAATGAAGCTATCGATCGCTTCGCGAGGCTCAATTCGGCCAACGGCGTTGCGCCCCACCGCGATCAGCGCCCATGCATCGCTTCCTTGCTCGACGGCCTCAGACCAGGCTGCCGCATCGCGGTCCAGACCAGCAGTCAGCATGGACGCGATCAGAGCCGGTGCATGTTCCGCCAAATCGGGTGACGCGGGAATCCTCGCGGCTGCATAAGCTGTCAGTACCAAGCGACCATAGTCAAGAGAATCCCCATTCCCCCAGACCGACTGCATTGCCGAGACGCGTTCGGGCGCTGTGTTCGCGACGTAAGCTTCTCGCAACAGAGTGGCGCGGTCGGCGGCTTCGCCTGTAATATTCTCATTCGCATAGATTTGGCTGTAGAGATCAATCGCGGCCTGCGAAGAGAATATACCTTCACGTGCTGCTCGATCCGCGCCAATCGCCCGCTGTTGCAAGGAAAGTGTCGGCGTTACCGCCCAAACCCGCTCGTAATAGGGTTCCACATTTGCTCGAAGTGATTCGGGAATTTCCTCTCCAACAGCGTTCGCTATCGCAAATCGCCACGGATTGATCTCGTCCACGCCTTCCCACTCGACATCAACTGCTCTGCGGCCGCGCCCGGCAGCGCCAGCCAACCGTTGAGCCAGCAAGACATCAATACCAGGGGCAATTTCGTCGCGCAGCGCACGATCGAGCTGACGCCCGCCCAATACACCCTCGCCCGCATAGGAATTGCAGATTGCACCAAGCATGCGCCATTGTGGGTCTTCGCGCTCGGAACCGACCAATCGAACAACCGGACAGGTACCGATAAGGTCGGTCGTCGCTATGTACGCTTCGAGCCCGGCGTCAACGAGCGCCGTATTCCAATTGCCCGTGTCGATATCCTGCAGCAGCGATCGTGCAGCATGATATTCGCCCATATTGTTGAGCGCCTGAGCCCGAAGAGCGGCGAATTCGACCGGACTCATGCCTTCGGGAGCCTGCAGCCTGCTCGCCAAAGCCCGGCGCAGCAGAACATGGCCCCAGCGCGAGACGACTGGCCGTTCAAGCCCGCGAAGCGCAGCCTGAACCAATGCAGCGGGTTGCCGCGCCAAAGAGGCGGAGGGAAATCCGCCTTCCTGTGAAGAAATCACTCCGACCCGCGTCATCGCACGCCGTGCCGCCGGCGGAATGTCGTAACTGGGGCTTAGACCAAGAAGATCGTCCAGCTCGTCAGGTGACATCTCTTCCAATTCCTCAAGCGTGGGAATGGTCGAAAAATCGAACTGAGAAAGTTCGCGCAACGGATCGCCCGCACCCGGTATCGGCTGCACAGTTGGCTCACCCGGTTCCTGCGGCTGCCCCGGTACAGGGGCGGTTGGCGCGGCTGGAGCGGTGGGTGCAGGTGTCGGCCTTGGTTCCGGATCGTCAAAACCAGGCGGCAGCAAAGATTCCGGCGCATCTTGCGCCGCAACGAAACTGGCGCTGAGCGCAATTGCAGCCACGCCTGCACAAATCCATGTCTTGCGGGTCATTGTTCGGCCAACTCCGGAATCGCAATTTCCTGCGAGATCGGGTGCAATGCCTCTTCTCCGCCATCGAACCAAGCAAGGCAAAGGATCCCGACCAAAGCGGCAACCGCTAGCCAAATTCGCTTGGCGCGCGGCTCGCGCTTTTGCGAAGTCACACCAACCGAGTCATCCATGGAAAGAATTGTGCTGCGTCTGCTTACCATATTGCATGGCCGATAGCCGATCTATAGGCCGCTCTGCAATGACTGACGCACAGCCTACCCTCAATGAAGAGCGGATTGCCGGAATCATCAAGCGGCTGGACCGGCCAATCGCATTGGTCGGGCTGATGGGCGTGGGCAAGTCGACCATCGGAAGGCGGCTGGCCAATGCGTTGGGCCGCCCGTTTGTCGATGCGGACCACGCGATAGAAGACGCCGCCCAGCACAAGATTTCAGAAATCTTCGAACAATTCGGTGAGGACTATTTTCGCGACGGAGAACGGCGTGTGATTGCCCGGCTCATCGAAGAACACGATGGCGTTATCGCGACCGGCGGCGGGGCATTCGTAAACGACGATACACGCGCCTTGATTCTGGAACAGGCAATTGCGGTTTGGATTGACTGCGACATCGATACCTTGGTCGAGCGCACAGCGCGCAAGAACACCCGCCCACTACTCAAAACCGGCGACCCGCGTGAGATACTCAGCAATCTCTACGAAAATCGCAAAGGCTTCTATTCGCAGGCACAAATCCATGTCATGAGCGACGCCGGTCCGCACGATTACACTGTGACGAAAATTCTGGAGGCGCTCGACTCATGGCTGTGATCCCGGTCCAACTAGCTGGTCGAAGTTATGAAGTGCTGGTCGATCACGGCTTGCTTGACGATGCCGCGAATGTTGGCGCAGCATTTTTGCGCAAGGAAACTGTCCCGATTGTCGCCGATACCAATGCGAAGGCGCACCATGGCAAACGTCTTGAAGCTGCCCTGGCTACGGCAGGCCACAAAGCCACATGGTTTGAGGTAGCATCCGGAGAAGCCTCCAAAAGCTGGCAAGGCCTCCAGGAACTAACCGACTGGCTGCTTGCGCAAGGGGTAGAGCGCGGCGATCAAGTGTTTGCGCTGGGCGGCGGCGTGGTTGGCGATCTGACCGGATTTGCCTGCGCAATCCTGAAGCGTGGCTGCGGCTTCGTGCAAATCCCCACCACCTTGCTCGCTCAGGTTGATTCTAGCGTAGGCGGGAAGACCGCAATCAACACAAATGCGGGCAAGAATTTGATCGGGGCATTCCATCAGCCCGCGCTCGTGCTGATCGACCCTGCCACACTCGACACATTGCCGGATCGCGAGATGCGCGCGGGCTATGCCGAAGTGATCAAATACGGCATTCTGGCCGACCGCGAATTCTTCGATTGGCTCGCCGAAAATGGCAAGAAAGTAGTCGCCCGCGATCCAGGCGCGCTTGTCCATGCGATTTCGACAAGCGTAGCGGCCAAGGCGCGGATTGTCGCAGAGGACGAGCGCGAGACCAGCGGCGCGCGCGCGTTGCTGAATCTGGGTCACACGTTTGGACATGCGCTTGAAGCGGAAACGGGTTTTTCCGACAGATTGCTTCATGGTGAGGGTGTCGCACTCGGTATGGTACTCGCCGCCCGGTACTCGGCGCGGCGCGGACTAATCAGCGTTGAGGACGCCGCATTGGTTGCCAGCGCTATCGAGGCATCCGGCCTTCCGTCGGAGATTTCGCAGCTCGGACTCTATTGCGATGGCTCCAAACTGGCGGATCACATGTTGCACGACAAGAAGATGGACGCGGGCACTTTGCCATTCATTTTGCTGCGCGGCATCGGTGCAGCATATCTGGCAAAGGACGTAGCTCTGGATGACGTTGCAAGCTTCCTCGACGAGCAGCTTCAATAGGGCTAGATCAGCGACAAAAGCAGAAATGAGGGGAGTTCTGCATGACCGTTGCCGAAGCCACACCAGAGCTTGATTTCGATT is a window of Altererythrobacter rubellus DNA encoding:
- a CDS encoding copper resistance system multicopper oxidase, with the protein product MTTLINRRRMITSMVGLAAAASLPVPAWAKGTSLPHARNGFGELSGEEINLSIANHHFMTSGRMGHAFAVNGTVPGPLIRLKQGQDVRLHVTNKLEEDSSIHWHGLLLPFQFDGVPGVSFPGIKPGETFTYEFPIRQAGTYWWHSHSGLQEQAGHYGPIIIESAEQDSRYDRDYVVLLSEFTPIHPHEIMRKLKVGEHYFNRTMMIATEGEMSGEMRRMWGEMRMNPRDISDVTGSTYTYMINGHGPADNLQLAFDRGERIRLRIINGSAMTFFNVRIPGVPMTVIEADGQPVDPVEVDEFQIGVAETYDVIVAPQDGSHAIVAEAIDRSGMGVASLTSHSGHVATPPPLRETPTLTMVDMGMMDHGAMGHDMSGGGMDHNMRDTSKLPGDVKVGPGLDMVAPMPMDRMDFPGLGLDKVPHRVLRYTDLRAARMNPHREVEREMEIHLTGNMERYMWSFDGKKFTAVTDDPIRFGFDERVRVKLVNQNMMAHPIHLHGHFFEMVNGVDHMHQPLKHTMVVQPGGTATFDLTANEPGDWAFHCHLLYHMHAGMMQVVSVRPFPHEGHH
- a CDS encoding metal-sensitive transcriptional regulator, yielding MGISSDSRCPTDAATAKISRLNRIAGQVRGVALMIEDDRYCMDILHQIQAIKSALAKVETQVLKDHAACCVAEAIASGDEAEQRQKFSELIDLLERTRK
- the folE gene encoding GTP cyclohydrolase I FolE; this translates as MNYMSVHDNAEFDPENPLNKPDVPEDVQEAIRTLIRWAGDNPEREGLVDTPKRVGRAWLEYCQGYQSDPAVHLSRIFEEVGGYDEIVLLKDIPFQSHCEHHMAPITGKAHIAYIPDKKVVGISKLARVLHGFANRLQVQERLTAEVADCIWQNLGPRGVAVVIEAEHACMTGRGVKVHEVEMLTSRMMGCFLEDHRSRKEVMSLMGY
- a CDS encoding (deoxy)nucleoside triphosphate pyrophosphohydrolase; translated protein: MRVVAGALQRQDGLWLMHKRPLHKQHGGLWEFPGGKAEVYENQNEALIRELHEELGIKAVLDSHSSIAEARHASPTGGEKIVIALYTCRYWVGEPQALEGGSIGWFTPDEINKLDKPPLDVVLAEKLFEELADKGLQRR
- a CDS encoding Flp family type IVb pilin, with the translated sequence MKLPTFVKRIGSDNSGVTAVEYGLIASLIVIASMGAFGSVADENARMWNTVETVMVEVGSR
- a CDS encoding Flp family type IVb pilin, whose translation is MTFFNKLLKNEQGATAIEYGLIAALIAVAAITAMGALGDQLDNTFTDVSTKLANA
- a CDS encoding acetyl-CoA carboxylase carboxyltransferase subunit alpha, which translates into the protein MISYLEFEKPISKLEERIAELRAAADNDEVNVGAELKRLEQKSKELLASTYASLTPWQKTQVARHPQRPHLRDYIKHAFDEFVPLGGDRYYGNDEAIQGGFARLKGKRVVLIGHEKGHDTETRLKHNFGMGKPEGYRKAIRLMELAGRFDLPVVTLVDTSGAFPGVEAEERGQAEAIARSTEACLALPTPMVATIVGEGGSGGAVALASAERVLMLEHAVYSVISPEGCASILWRTAEKAPDAAEAMRVTAQHLKRLKIIDRIVKEPVGGAHRAPEAMARSLGNAIAEELEKLGKMPSEQIRQMREERFLQIGAS
- a CDS encoding tyrosine recombinase — encoded protein: MGAASEAFLDMLATERGAAINTLAAYRRDLQGSEDLIGDLAKASRADVQKLAAAWSGLAPSTVARKSSALRQFFGFAVDEGWRGDDPSNALPKPRARRPLPKILSHDDVDKLFNRAELEAGSGKPAAVRQLALLELLYGSGLRASELVSLPVSSVPRDAPLLTVMGKGGQARMVPVSERAKEAIALWMAVRGAPSGPAARFLFPSRAKHLTRVRLYQMLKELALRADIDPGSVSPHVLRHAFATHLLEGGADLRVLQTLLGHADISTTQIYTHVDAARLVALVNARHPLARNAT
- a CDS encoding shikimate kinase, coding for MTDAQPTLNEERIAGIIKRLDRPIALVGLMGVGKSTIGRRLANALGRPFVDADHAIEDAAQHKISEIFEQFGEDYFRDGERRVIARLIEEHDGVIATGGGAFVNDDTRALILEQAIAVWIDCDIDTLVERTARKNTRPLLKTGDPREILSNLYENRKGFYSQAQIHVMSDAGPHDYTVTKILEALDSWL
- the aroB gene encoding 3-dehydroquinate synthase, whose protein sequence is MAVIPVQLAGRSYEVLVDHGLLDDAANVGAAFLRKETVPIVADTNAKAHHGKRLEAALATAGHKATWFEVASGEASKSWQGLQELTDWLLAQGVERGDQVFALGGGVVGDLTGFACAILKRGCGFVQIPTTLLAQVDSSVGGKTAINTNAGKNLIGAFHQPALVLIDPATLDTLPDREMRAGYAEVIKYGILADREFFDWLAENGKKVVARDPGALVHAISTSVAAKARIVAEDERETSGARALLNLGHTFGHALEAETGFSDRLLHGEGVALGMVLAARYSARRGLISVEDAALVASAIEASGLPSEISQLGLYCDGSKLADHMLHDKKMDAGTLPFILLRGIGAAYLAKDVALDDVASFLDEQLQ